The Actinomycetes bacterium genome segment GTTGCGGGTCAGCCCGGCCTGACCGGTGGCGCAGAACGGGCAGTTCATGCCGCAGCCGGCCTGCGACGAGACGCACATGGTTACCCGGTTGGGGTAGCGCATCAGCACGCTCTCGACGAGAGCGCCGTCGAACAGCCGCCACAGCGACTTCACCGTCGTCCCGGCGTCGCAGGAGATCGCGCGCACCGGCGTGAGCAGGCTGGGGGCGAGCGCCGTGGCGAGCCGTTCCCTGGACGCCGCGGGGACGTCGGTCCACGCGCCGGCGTCCTGGCTGAGCCGGGCGAAGTAGTGCCGGGAGATCTGGTCGGCCCGGAACGGCTTCTCCCCCAGCTCGGTGACGGCGGCCCGGCGCTCAGCGGGCGTGAGGTCGGCGAGGTGCCGCGGCGGCTTGGCCCGGCGCGGCGCGGCGAAGGTGAGGACTCCAGGGGAAGGCATGGTCACCCATCAGTGTGGCACGCGAGAAATGGCGCGGCGGACGTGGAAAGACCCCGCCGGCCGCCCCGGCTCGGAGGAGACCGGGCGGCCGACGGGGTCGACGGGTTCGCAGGACCGCGACGCCCGGAACCCGCGGGGGTGGCTCAGGCGGCGCTGGCAGCGGCGCCGGTCGTGCGCCGCACGGCCAGCAGGTCAGCGGCCTCCAGGATCAGGTAGTCCTGGTTCTCCAGGCGCCCCTCGGTGCCGGTGTAGCGGGCGAAGAACACCCGGTCGCCCACCGCAACCTTGATCTCCTCGTCGTCGCCCACGGCGACGACCTCGCTGCGCTGCGGCTTGTCCTTGGCGGTGTCCGGCAGGGCGAGCCCGCTCGGGGTGTAGCTCTCCTCCTCGATCAGCTTGACGAGCACGCGAGCGCCGAGGGGCTGGACCGTCTCCGACATGGGTGTGCTGTTCCTCTCGATGTGTCTTGGGCTGGGTGGAACGGGTCAGTGGCTTGCCTTGAGGCCGAGCAGTCGGTCGATCTTGGGCCGGTC includes the following:
- a CDS encoding co-chaperone GroES produces the protein MSETVQPLGARVLVKLIEEESYTPSGLALPDTAKDKPQRSEVVAVGDDEEIKVAVGDRVFFARYTGTEGRLENQDYLILEAADLLAVRRTTGAAASAA